Proteins encoded by one window of Diachasmimorpha longicaudata isolate KC_UGA_2023 chromosome 20, iyDiaLong2, whole genome shotgun sequence:
- the LOC135171486 gene encoding mucin-12 — MDVSFTNVLEGARQYFQGLPAPSTASQSDNRIYDEQPTLPQTSENSPAIDSRPESRYNDTSKIDNSRDDNSISDSYWSTSNELRTIEPYPPQPTRVEVPDTRPDETGDRSGSPTTSLTEMQPPSRPQSTNRQLTEHHRNPSPKSHSPPPVYQQLSSVTRPTSYRSTTDMLNTTNHTTYQSTERPPGAPVAQRPQYYPRYHHPDITKSAPVPFSQNSIYQAPTPQTSINPTTTGSSRANSLEDNGRGSQLDTSHTVPSTSTSVYSTGGYRPPTAGRPPDPMHSSSSTSSNSNPCSPRHAQTSHIPAPHSHPGHIPSPHLPVPSAVPPSSLSSSHTLSVTGQHTSRLTPTHQTPYGNRVGVPYTGANHNQQMLPPPSPSYSLSGGHDSTSRPGTSPQRQSPHVAVHTSHSLSPHHPSPSPHNTPNFQPHSPTYPPPPLPPRSSSNPYALPPTSHQHRTVYPSGYPQSSYHSYQKTNQGYPQTSRSYPQVPVTGPTPAPSLTPTSASPTNDVNGSYTNSTNKLTYDGGETKGPSVPVSQSNSFSGYRLPVTAARNANTHNLPITAVSSYHSNRNSRDAMGKAQALPRQRPSNNSITVPSVPTLPRAAEFSPMTSTIDERLSVATSATSNYSYSGQHNYRSYATTVAPSHHSSSSTTTATAIVNDTRPTQPYPVTVHSRSSSDSSRSSLLQRIDNYNYKDYSYTTPSSQPMPRVTPSPPPQANGHPLRKRESPLDLSVKTVKSSADSTARDDLEVSGDKQVSSSSILNSRRMLPPAQSAGGYANYERNANGRNSVPTLRPSTPQMPVCAPKVDFLPDFNSTPLRHHHPSHPNHQPEGDLRRASSQFHVPPQHQNVISSGPLPRMSTFKKSSLPSTPLYDGKSGLTSYPGLTEAGRAAMRYPADPARSQVPTSYPSEVSKYYPDGRGKLPTKRPGESLYLTGGSGPSKHPRIDHWKLAIDKEIQQRLTAAQILREQQQKRQENTQPTSMSNGTLTTPSYPPRTDNSGRYLSAFCDKRNYPEAKIPTVPYIQPHQKSGSQVSVHQPTSANPTYAPGYRPGQRPTYSPLDLPSNTGADKRVLSLLRNSLENKQQREEQMNSQQPILVNHSHQSFQNKVVAPVEPKTNIGRHNLSPFTAASLLERNSNTPPHYKFHVPRAVDSITQETPRSLYGSRVNSSATLPAGKEALLGPRDDNQIHRDKDESLAAMIAAKIRTKAELKQVGTGQMSAKSVLGVSQDPHDLERAASTSTPQSVASSAGSPPKLTREKTSCLPSRRRLFSRSDEDNLPVAATIPIPAAIAPAASVVSRNSGFRSSSETSVFDFRESDSETEMPVLERQTLEEMRRDRKQLSKVQPPVPLNDAMSLGIGSTDLVKIELKENDKITELDPFWTTTCDKFMEQLRSGESCKKRGRRKKADDLEDDSGEGHSREMEIRPEDIKKEMNDEESSGTKPDDDVKETEPTKRESECSLTPDPSIKTEKPDEADGPDEASDDDSDELPLIKRTSKKKKPEADSDDDDVIPSKRSMRRGSRIKLASSSESSSSSGEDTDGSDEFGGTSVAHRLRNRKRSGAGEAEGMKLRSREMRPQMTKEKDKSPKSNAVQKPKPKPLFGDGSDFRPGWEEEVYVYKKSLRMPPRLINVSKPSRFHRLSTSLPDLDPGSPALSVSLDSSDVCLQKRSNDSDVDSNYSFSPGIGKIDDEEATSSTTMSVPLKTTRVRRSESNSIVDLLARKVGGSKKDQKKKSKDMKSSSKILPKGSNEPELLPTPSLIPLMVSEPPKTPGKSPAKNNKTLKPIDVTESYLLGYFRKETVNNFRDTFKNNHALPNEFSTFVLKTRTRTETRVLKKQATIREVFGEDRPASAPPMQNHAGDTSQDDDSQTETKESVVGRTKSLKHKVVSRLRNVGILRSHKAVMNSKRHLLTVQRRNLMKSLAEKKIKTIKKEVKQEVVEDGEPEEVNEGNSEGVENQGKKKLRLRTGRRKFRSGFDYIRKKKKPMKKEDGAPKERKRQLPVRPNAESVADIQTEIRTWVIKKGVGETVLHRAARLGYTDVAAYCLEKLNSPPSPKDNAGYTPLHEACSRGHLQIAKLLLSYGANVSESANGGIRPLHEAAENGATELVRLLLSYGADPVLATYSGQTPLMLAVDTDAYSIIEQHLDDVQGRSSIPWSFSGPCSIFDDDETGYDALLEAPSPTPESEPEELEVEMSEVNLPVLFTLTNDPDKWVLLQDLMSAVRVKSRDALLRQINPKAPAGPPVVAHRDVMRELKLHDFLEQSRCCHLLSAGERINVRASKVTLIKYNDKVRSLLNVERIVINLR; from the exons CCACTGAACGTCCACCAGGTGCACCAGTAGCTCAGCGACCCCAGTATTACCCCCGCTATCATCATCCGGACATAACGAAAAGTGCCCCAGTCCCATTCTCCCAGAATTCCATCTATCAGGCCCCAACACCCCAGACGAGCATCAACCCCACCACCACCGGGTCATCAAGAGCCAATTCCCTCGAGGATAATGGACGCGGTTCACAGCTGGACACGTCCCACACGGTACCATCGACGAGTACATCCGTCTACTCGACGGGCGGTTATCGTCCGCCGACGGCGGGTCGTCCACCAGATCCAATGCATTCCTCATCATCGACATCTTCCAATTCAAATCCCTGCAGTCCTCGACATGCCCAGACGAGCCACATTCCCGCACCCCACAGTCATCCTGGACACATTCCGTCACCACATCTGCCAGTACCATCAGCCGTTCCCCCATCATCACTATCATCATCGCATACCTTATCAGTAACGGGTCAGCACACTAGTCGACTAACTCCAACCCATCAGACTCCATATGGAAATAGGGTTGGAGTACCCTACACTGGTGCTAATCACAATCAGCAGATGCTACCACCACCATCACCGAGTTATAGTCTCAGTGGTGGTCACGACTCCACAAGCCGCCCTGGTACCTCACCCCAGAGACAATCACCGCATGTAGCGGTGCACACTAGCCACTCCCTATCCCCCCATCATCCCTCACCCTCACCCCACAACACCCCGAACTTTCAACCCCACTCCCCGACGTATCCCCCACCCCCACTGCCACCGCGTTCCTCGTCGAATCCTTACGCACTACCGCCGACATCCCACCAACATCGTACCGTGTATCCAAGTGGTTATCCCCAGTCTTCTTATCATTCCTACCAAAAAACCAATCAGGGATATCCACAGACGTCGAGATCGTACCCCCAGGTACCCGTTACTGGGCCAACACCGGCGCCATCACTGACGCCGACATCGGCTAGTCCGACGAACGATGTGAACGGGAGCTATACGAACTCAACGAATAAATTAACGTATGATGGTGGTGAGACAAAGGGGCCCTCAGTCCCCGTGAGTCAGTCGAATTCATTCAGCGGTTACCGACTGCCGGTAACCGCCGCGAGGAATGCTAATACGCACAATTTGCCGATCACGGCCGTTTCCTCGTATCATTCTAATCGAAATTCGAGGGATGCCATGGGTAAGGCCCAAGCCCTACCCAGACAGAGGCCATCCAACAACTCAATTACAGTACCTTCAGTTCCTACATTACCGCGTGCCGCGGAATTTAGTCCAATGACATCGACAATCGATGAACGATTGTCGGTAGCTACAAGTGCAACATCTAATTACTCGTATTCAGGTCAGCATAATTATCGTTCATATGCTACGACAGTGGCGCCAAGCCATCACAGCAGCTCTTCCACAACAACAGCGACGGCAATCGTCAATGACACAAGACCAACACAACCGTATCCTGTGACAGTTCACTCGCGTTCGTCTTCCGATTCAAGTCGATCGTCACTACTCCAACGTATCGACAACTACAACTACAAAGACTATTCCTACACAACTCCGTCGAGTCAGCCGATGCCCAGGGTAACaccctccccaccccctcaGGCTAACGGTCACCCCCTGAGAAAGCGCGAATCACCCCTCGATCTATCCGTGAAGACAGTTAAGAGCTCGGCGGATTCGACGGCGCGCGACGATCTCGAGGTGTCGGGTGATAAGCAGGTGAGTAGCTCCAGTATCCTCAACTCCAGACGAATGCTCCCACCGGCCCAATCAGCCGGAGGCTACGCTAATTACGAGAGGAACGCTAACGGACGGAATTCCGTGCCGACACTGAGGCCATCAACACCCCAGATGCCGGTCTGCGCGCCGAAGGTTGACTTCCTCCCCGACTTCAACTCAACCCCATTGAGACACCATCACCCGAGTCACCCGAATCATCAACCGGAGGGTGACCTACGAAGGGCCTCATCGCAGTTTCACGTCCCACCCCAGCATCAGAATGTGATATCAAGCGGTCCATTACCCCGTATGTCCACCTTCAAGAAGAGCTCCCTTCCGTCGACGCCATTGTACGACGGAAAGTCCGGGCTGACGTCGTACCCTGGCCTGACGGAAGCTGGAAGGGCCGCCATGAGGTACCCAGCTGATCCAGCCCGATCGCAAGTCCCAACATCCTATCCGTCGGAGGTGAGTAAGTACTACCCTGACGGTCGTGGTAAACTCCCGACGAAACGACCTGGGGAGTCGCTGTACCTGACGGGGGGAAGTGGACCCAGCAAACATCCTCGCATCGACCATTGGAAGCTGGCCATTGACAAGGAGATCCAGCAACGGCTGACTGCCGCCCAAATTCTCCGCGAACAGCAGCAGAAACGTCAAGAGAACACTCAACCCACATCGATGAGCAACGGCACCCTGACGACCCCCTCCTACCCCCCGAGGACTGACAACTCCGGACGTTATCTCTCCGCATTCTGTGATAAGCGAAACTACCCGGAAGCGAAGATTCCGACCGTTCCCTACATCCAACCCCATCAGAAATCCGGTTCCCAGGTGTCGGTTCATCAGCCGACGTCAGCCAACCCGACGTACGCCCCAGGGTATCGTCCGGGTCAGCGACCGACGTATTCACCCCTCGATCTGCCCAGCAACACCGGCGCCGACAAGCGCGTCCTCAGTCTTCTTCGGAATAGTCTGGAGAACAAGCAGCAGAGGGAGGAGCAGATGAACAGCCAGCAGCCGATCCTCGTCAATCACAGCCACCAGAGCTTTCAGAATAAAGTCGTTGCGCCAGTTGAACCGAAGACGAACATCGGCAGACACAATTTATCACCGTTTACAGCCGCCAGTTTACTGGAACGAAACAGCAACACCCCACCCCATTACAAGTTCCACGTTCCCCGTGCGGTGGACTCCATCACCCAGGAGACACCTAGAAGTCTCTACGGCTCGCGTGTCAACTCGTCAGCGACGTTACCCGCGGGTAAAGAAGCGCTACTCGGACCACGTGATGATAATCAGATTCACCGGGACAAGGACGAGAGTCTGGCGGCCATGATTGCAGCGAAAATCCGAACGAAAGCGGAATTGAAACAAGTGGGAACTGGACAGATGTCCGCCAAGTCAGTTCTGGGCGTGTCTCAGGATCCCCATGACCTTGAACGTGCGGCATCCACGTCGACGCCACAATCCGTCGCGTCGTCGGCGGGAAGTCCGCCGAAGTTGACGCGTGAGAAGACGTCGTGTCTTCCGTCACGAAGACGATTGTTCTCCAGATCTGACGAGGATAATCTTCCCGTCGCGGCGACGATACCGATTCCCGCGGCTATCGCACCAGCTGCGTCAGTCGTATCAAGAAACAGCGGCTTCCGTAGTTCCTCGGAGACGTCGGTCTTCGACTTCCGGGAGAGTGATTCCGAGACGGAGATGCCGGTGCTCGAGAGACAGACGTTGGAGGAGATGCGACGTGATCGAAAACAACTGTCCAAAGTCCAGCCCCCAGTTCCCCTCAACGACGCGATGTCGTTGGGGATAGGATCGACGGATCTCGTGAAGATCGAGCTGAAGGAAAACGATAAGATCACGGAGCTCGATCCGTTCTGGACGACGACGTGTGATAAATTTATGGAGCAGTTGAGATCTGGCGAGAGCTGCAAGAAACGCGGGAGGAGGAAGAAAGCGGATGACCTTGAGGACGACAGCGGTGAGGGACATTCGCGGGAGATGGAGATCAGACCCGAGGACATCAAGAAGGAGATGAACGACGAGGAGTCGTCGGGTACAAAGCCCGATGACGACGTTAAAGAGACTGAACCAACGAAACGTGAGTCTGAATGTTCCTTGACGCCTGATCCGTCGATTAAGACAGAAAAACCTGACGAGGCAGATGGGCCTGACGAGGCGTCTGACGACGACTCCGACGAACTTCCTCTCATCAAACGCACGTCGAAGAAGAAGAAACCGGAGGCGGACAGCGACGATGACGACGTCATTCCCAGCAAGCGATCGATGAGACGAGGGAGTAGGATAAAACTCGCGTCGTCAAGCGAGAGTTCGTCATCAAGTGGTGAAGACACCGACGGTAGTGATGAGTTTGGTGGTACGTCGGTGGCCCATCGGCTGCGGAATCGCAAACGATCGGGGGCGGGTGAAGCGGAGGGGATGAAGCTTCGATCGCGGGAAATGAGGCCCCAGATGACGAAGGAGAAGGACAAGTCCCCGAAATCGAATGCTGTCCAGAAGCCGAAGCCAAAGCCACTCTTCGGAGATGGAAGTGACTTCAGGCCTGGGTGGGAGGAGGAGGTTTACGTCTACAAGAAGTCCTTGAGGATGCCACCGCGTCTCATCAACGTTTCCAAGCCCTCCAGGTTCCATCGTCTGTCGACGTCACTTCCTGATCTAGACCCTGGCTCACCCGCCCTGTCCGTCTCCCTGGATAGCAGTGACGTCTGCCTCCAGAAACGCTCCAACGACAGCGACGTCGACTCCAACTACAGTTTCAGTCCTGGAATCGGTAAGATCGATGATGAAGAGGCGACTTCCTCGACGACGATGTCCGTACCCTTGAAGACGACCCGCGTCCGTCGATCGGAATCGAATTCCATCGTCGATCTCCTCGCGCGGAAGGTGGGCGGCAGCAAGAAGGATCAGAAGAAGAAGTCGAAGGACATGAAGTCCAGCAGTAAAATCCTACCAAAAGGTAGCAACGAACCCGAACTACTACCCACCCCCAGTCTGATCCCTCTGATGGTAAGTGAACCGCCGAAAACCCCCGGGAAATCACCCGCGAAGAACAACAAGACGTTGAAACCCATCGACGTGACGGAGTCGTATCTCCTCGGTTACTTCCGGAAGGAGACGGTCAACAACTTCCGTGACACCTTCAAGAACAATCACGCGCTGCCTAATGAATTCTCGACGTTCGTCCTGAAGACGAGAACGAGAACTGAGACGCGAGTGCTGAAGAAGCAGGCGACGATCAGGGAAGTCTTCGGTGAAGATCGGCCAGCGTCAGCTCCGCCGATGCAGAATCACGCGGGTGATACGTCTCAGGATGACGACTCGCAGACGGAGACGAAGGAGAGTGTGGTGGGTAGGACGAAGTCCTTGAAGCACAAGGTCGTGTCGAGGCTGAGGAACGTGGGGATCCTGAGGAGTCACAAAGCTGTTATGAATTCTAAGCGACATCTGCTGACGGTCCAGAGGCGGAACCTGATGAAGTCACTGGCGGAGAAGAAGATCAAGACCATCAAGAAGGAGGTGAAGCAGGAAGTCGTGGAGGATGGAGAGCCCGAGGAGGTGAACGAGGGGAATAGCGAGGGGGTTGAGAATCAGGGGAAGAAGAAGCTGAGGCTCAGGACGGGGAGGAGAAAATTCCGATCGGGATTCGATTACATcaggaagaagaagaagccCATGAAGAAGGAAGATGGCGCGCCGAAGGAGCGAAAACGA CAACTTCCGGTGAGGCCCAATGCCGAATCCGTCGCCGACATTCAGACGGAGATCAGGACGTGGGTTATCAagaagggggtgggggagacGGTTCTCCATCGTGCGGCTAGGCTAGGGTATACG GATGTGGCTGCTTACTGCCTGGAGAAACTGAACAGTCCGCCAAGTCCCAAGGACAACGCTGGGTATACACCACTTCATGAGGCATGTTCACGAGGTCATCTGCAGATCGCTAAACTCCTGCTGTCGTATGGGGCCAACGTCAGTGAGAGCGCCAACGGCGGCATAAG GCCCCTTCACGAAGCCGCGGAAAATGGTGCTACCGAACTTGTACGACTACTTCTGTCGTACGGTGCTGATCCGGTGCTGGCAACTTACTCGGGGCAGACACCCCTCATGTTGGCAGTTGATACTGATGCTTATTCCATCATCGAGCAGCATTTGGATGATGTGCAAGGACGATCCAGCATTCCTTGGAGCTTCTCTGGGccttgttccatatttg ATGACGATGAAACTGGGTATGATGCCCTTCTCGAGGCACCATCGCCGACCCCCGAATCCGAACCCGAGGAACTGGAGGTGGAAATGAGCGAGGTAAACCTACCTGTACTGTTCACCCTCACCAACGATCCCGACAAATGGGTCCTACTCCAGGATTTAATGTCGGCGGTGCGGGTTAAGAGCCGTGATGCCCTTCTACGTCAAATTAATCCAAAAGCACCAGCTGGACCACCAGTTGTTGCTCATCGTGATGTCATGAGAGAATTGAAACTTCATGATTTTTTGGAGCAGTCCAGGTGCTGCCATCTGTTGAGCGCTGGTGAACGTATCAATGTTCGTGCGTCGAAGGTAACACTTATTAAGTACAATGATAAGGTTAGGTCACTGTTGAATGTTGAGAGGATTGTTATAAATCTGAGGTGA